One window from the genome of Anopheles merus strain MAF chromosome 3R, AmerM5.1, whole genome shotgun sequence encodes:
- the LOC121598061 gene encoding uncharacterized protein LOC121598061 isoform X4 — translation MYRNYLCRVCACTETTSVLVNIFEKHGAQDSVADILLELADIKVTVDDGFPQQCCLRCHTEVVQAVSLRRKCMESEKLFRIKIEPDSCPFSFTDDPFDNQSDNLSIDSSNLVSEKHPKYHCRECSLDFFDSDALQKHYESKHANVIYSSTGSMLSGTRP, via the exons ATGTATCGAAACTATCTATGCCGCGTTTGTGCGTGTACCGAAACTACAAGTGTGTTGGTGAACATCTTTGAAAAACATGGAGCACAGGACAGCGTTGCCGATATTCTTTTGGAACTAGCGGATATCAAG GTGACGGTCGACGATGGATTTCCCCAACAGTGCTGTTTGCGATGCCATACAGAGGTCGTTCAGGCTGTATCATTGCGCCGTAAATGCATGGAATCAGAGAAACTTTTTCGAATCAAGATTGAACCAGATTCTTG CCCTTTCAGTTTTACCGACGATCCATTCGATAATCAATCCGATAACTTGTCCATTGATTCTTCAAATCTCGTTTCGGAAAAGCATCCGAAGTACCATTGCCGAGAGTGTTCCTTGGATTTCTTCGATTCAGATGCACTGCAGAAACACTACGAATCAAAGCATGCTAATGTGATCTATAGTTCAACAGGATCAATGTTGTCAG GTACACGCCCCTAA
- the LOC121598061 gene encoding uncharacterized protein LOC121598061 isoform X3: MYRNYLCRVCACTETTSVLVNIFEKHGAQDSVADILLELADIKVTVDDGFPQQCCLRCHTEVVQAVSLRRKCMESEKLFRIKIEPDSCPFSFTDDPFDNQSDNLSIDSSNLVSEKHPKYHCRECSLDFFDSDALQKHYESKHANVIYSSTGSMLSGSQYENLSDSSNQIYQCRTRP, from the exons ATGTATCGAAACTATCTATGCCGCGTTTGTGCGTGTACCGAAACTACAAGTGTGTTGGTGAACATCTTTGAAAAACATGGAGCACAGGACAGCGTTGCCGATATTCTTTTGGAACTAGCGGATATCAAG GTGACGGTCGACGATGGATTTCCCCAACAGTGCTGTTTGCGATGCCATACAGAGGTCGTTCAGGCTGTATCATTGCGCCGTAAATGCATGGAATCAGAGAAACTTTTTCGAATCAAGATTGAACCAGATTCTTG CCCTTTCAGTTTTACCGACGATCCATTCGATAATCAATCCGATAACTTGTCCATTGATTCTTCAAATCTCGTTTCGGAAAAGCATCCGAAGTACCATTGCCGAGAGTGTTCCTTGGATTTCTTCGATTCAGATGCACTGCAGAAACACTACGAATCAAAGCATGCTAATGTGATCTATAGTTCAACAGGATCAATGTTGTCAGGTAGCCAATACGAAAACTTGTCCGATTCGAGTAACCAAATCTACCAATGCC GTACACGCCCCTAA
- the LOC121598061 gene encoding zinc finger protein 624-like isoform X2 produces MYRNYLCRVCACTETTSVLVNIFEKHGAQDSVADILLELADIKVTVDDGFPQQCCLRCHTEVVQAVSLRRKCMESEKLFRIKIEPDSCFTDDPFDNQSDNLSIDSSNLVSEKHPKYHCRECSLDFFDSDALQKHYESKHANVIYSSTGSMLSGSQYENLSDSSNQIYQCRECSLELLDSDALQEHYDSKHANVIYGWETIGLSEISPFDSTDDEPETKDDILNCPSDVQNKANQNNPTLECCACKARFRTETDLFYHSKQVHAPNAIEINEPTPNRCNVCYQTFTTACVLKEHQKARSILNYMCVTCGMMFTRQHKCLAHESTHIDHKLKCEVCGKLFANMKYYEIHKNKMHGDQAARKRYICSICGAKVVSTSYLKVHMKLHSEDHPYSCDLCGARFKIVAYLNWHMTRHKGIYTCQQCGLTCKGPSELNEHMNSHGEARKYSCIICPSAFRLKHALEKHLRNVHKRKRK; encoded by the exons ATGTATCGAAACTATCTATGCCGCGTTTGTGCGTGTACCGAAACTACAAGTGTGTTGGTGAACATCTTTGAAAAACATGGAGCACAGGACAGCGTTGCCGATATTCTTTTGGAACTAGCGGATATCAAG GTGACGGTCGACGATGGATTTCCCCAACAGTGCTGTTTGCGATGCCATACAGAGGTCGTTCAGGCTGTATCATTGCGCCGTAAATGCATGGAATCAGAGAAACTTTTTCGAATCAAGATTGAACCAGATTCTTG TTTTACCGACGATCCATTCGATAATCAATCCGATAACTTGTCCATTGATTCTTCAAATCTCGTTTCGGAAAAGCATCCGAAGTACCATTGCCGAGAGTGTTCCTTGGATTTCTTCGATTCAGATGCACTGCAGAAACACTACGAATCAAAGCATGCTAATGTGATCTATAGTTCAACAGGATCAATGTTGTCAGGTAGCCAATACGAAAACTTGTCCGATTCGAGTAACCAAATCTACCAATGCCGTGAGTGTTCGTTGGAGTTACTGGATTCAGATGCACTGCAGGAACACTACGACTCAAAGCATGCTAATGTGATCTATGGATGGGAGACGATTGGCTTAAGTGAAATCTCTCCATTCGATAGCACTGACGATGAACCAGAGACGAAAGACGACATCTTAAATTGTCCATCGGAtgtgcaaaacaaagcaaatcaaaacaatcctACACTTGAATGTTGCGCCTGTAAAGCACGATTCAGAACTGAGACTGATCTGTTTTACCATTCTAAACAGGTACACGCCCCTAATGCCATCGAAATCAACGAACCAACCCCAAATCGGTGCAACGTATGTTATCAAACATTTACCACCGCATGTGTGTTAAAGGAGCATCAAAAGGCTAGAAGCATCTTAAACTATATGTGCGTAACTTGTGGCATGATGTTCACCAGACAACATAAATGTCTTGCACATGAAAGTACGCATATAGACCATAAACTTAAGTGCGAAGTTTGCGGGAAGCTATTCGCCAATATGAAGTACTATGAGATACACAAGAATAAGATGCACGGCGATCAGGCCGCACGGAAGCGATACATATGTAGTATATGTGGTGCAAAGGTGGTTTCGACCTCATACCTTAAAGTGCACATGAAGCTACACTCTGAAGATCATCCGTATTCCTGTGACTTGTGTGGGGCCCGGTTCAAAATAGTGGCCTACCTAAACTGGCACATGACTAGACATAAAGGTATCTACACGTGCCAGCAGTGCGGCCTGACTTGCAAAGGGCCCTCTGAGCTGAACGAACATATGAACAGCCATGGTGAAGCCAGGAAGTATAGTTGCATTATATGTCCATCAGCGTTTCGATTGAAACATGCCCTTGAGAAACATTTAAGAAATGTACATAAACGAAAGCGAAAGTAG
- the LOC121598061 gene encoding zinc finger protein 43-like isoform X1 gives MYRNYLCRVCACTETTSVLVNIFEKHGAQDSVADILLELADIKVTVDDGFPQQCCLRCHTEVVQAVSLRRKCMESEKLFRIKIEPDSCPFSFTDDPFDNQSDNLSIDSSNLVSEKHPKYHCRECSLDFFDSDALQKHYESKHANVIYSSTGSMLSGSQYENLSDSSNQIYQCRECSLELLDSDALQEHYDSKHANVIYGWETIGLSEISPFDSTDDEPETKDDILNCPSDVQNKANQNNPTLECCACKARFRTETDLFYHSKQVHAPNAIEINEPTPNRCNVCYQTFTTACVLKEHQKARSILNYMCVTCGMMFTRQHKCLAHESTHIDHKLKCEVCGKLFANMKYYEIHKNKMHGDQAARKRYICSICGAKVVSTSYLKVHMKLHSEDHPYSCDLCGARFKIVAYLNWHMTRHKGIYTCQQCGLTCKGPSELNEHMNSHGEARKYSCIICPSAFRLKHALEKHLRNVHKRKRK, from the exons ATGTATCGAAACTATCTATGCCGCGTTTGTGCGTGTACCGAAACTACAAGTGTGTTGGTGAACATCTTTGAAAAACATGGAGCACAGGACAGCGTTGCCGATATTCTTTTGGAACTAGCGGATATCAAG GTGACGGTCGACGATGGATTTCCCCAACAGTGCTGTTTGCGATGCCATACAGAGGTCGTTCAGGCTGTATCATTGCGCCGTAAATGCATGGAATCAGAGAAACTTTTTCGAATCAAGATTGAACCAGATTCTTG CCCTTTCAGTTTTACCGACGATCCATTCGATAATCAATCCGATAACTTGTCCATTGATTCTTCAAATCTCGTTTCGGAAAAGCATCCGAAGTACCATTGCCGAGAGTGTTCCTTGGATTTCTTCGATTCAGATGCACTGCAGAAACACTACGAATCAAAGCATGCTAATGTGATCTATAGTTCAACAGGATCAATGTTGTCAGGTAGCCAATACGAAAACTTGTCCGATTCGAGTAACCAAATCTACCAATGCCGTGAGTGTTCGTTGGAGTTACTGGATTCAGATGCACTGCAGGAACACTACGACTCAAAGCATGCTAATGTGATCTATGGATGGGAGACGATTGGCTTAAGTGAAATCTCTCCATTCGATAGCACTGACGATGAACCAGAGACGAAAGACGACATCTTAAATTGTCCATCGGAtgtgcaaaacaaagcaaatcaaaacaatcctACACTTGAATGTTGCGCCTGTAAAGCACGATTCAGAACTGAGACTGATCTGTTTTACCATTCTAAACAGGTACACGCCCCTAATGCCATCGAAATCAACGAACCAACCCCAAATCGGTGCAACGTATGTTATCAAACATTTACCACCGCATGTGTGTTAAAGGAGCATCAAAAGGCTAGAAGCATCTTAAACTATATGTGCGTAACTTGTGGCATGATGTTCACCAGACAACATAAATGTCTTGCACATGAAAGTACGCATATAGACCATAAACTTAAGTGCGAAGTTTGCGGGAAGCTATTCGCCAATATGAAGTACTATGAGATACACAAGAATAAGATGCACGGCGATCAGGCCGCACGGAAGCGATACATATGTAGTATATGTGGTGCAAAGGTGGTTTCGACCTCATACCTTAAAGTGCACATGAAGCTACACTCTGAAGATCATCCGTATTCCTGTGACTTGTGTGGGGCCCGGTTCAAAATAGTGGCCTACCTAAACTGGCACATGACTAGACATAAAGGTATCTACACGTGCCAGCAGTGCGGCCTGACTTGCAAAGGGCCCTCTGAGCTGAACGAACATATGAACAGCCATGGTGAAGCCAGGAAGTATAGTTGCATTATATGTCCATCAGCGTTTCGATTGAAACATGCCCTTGAGAAACATTTAAGAAATGTACATAAACGAAAGCGAAAGTAG
- the LOC121598061 gene encoding uncharacterized protein LOC121598061 isoform X5 encodes MYRNYLCRVCACTETTSVLVNIFEKHGAQDSVADILLELADIKVTVDDGFPQQCCLRCHTEVVQAVSLRRKCMESEKLFRIKIEPDSCIRSTIAESVPWISSIQMHCRNTTNQSMLM; translated from the exons ATGTATCGAAACTATCTATGCCGCGTTTGTGCGTGTACCGAAACTACAAGTGTGTTGGTGAACATCTTTGAAAAACATGGAGCACAGGACAGCGTTGCCGATATTCTTTTGGAACTAGCGGATATCAAG GTGACGGTCGACGATGGATTTCCCCAACAGTGCTGTTTGCGATGCCATACAGAGGTCGTTCAGGCTGTATCATTGCGCCGTAAATGCATGGAATCAGAGAAACTTTTTCGAATCAAGATTGAACCAGATTCTTG CATCCGAAGTACCATTGCCGAGAGTGTTCCTTGGATTTCTTCGATTCAGATGCACTGCAGAAACACTACGAATCAAAGCATGCTAATGTGA
- the LOC121598064 gene encoding zinc finger protein 724-like — protein MLPNIFCRVCATTDTALDLLDIFEKEDASECVADMLLEVAEVKVMVDDGFPQSCCKQCHIDLVRAVTVRRKCIESEKLFHATVESCYSVIDEPYDDQSDSLSIASPKHEHITLEENFTYRCCECSIDFGDSEALKIHYESKHAKVIHGWESFGLSEISLFDTTDEEVEEDAGAYPQAPEPLQTNKLLELYRCCGCMLIFDTDADLHQHSETVHASNALQVDGDNAWQCNVCYKLFTCAAALENHQNTVYFLRYQCYTCGLLFGTQAHLARHEFKHMRGKFTCEPCEKIFSNPQSMRRHMQRFHEKPRTLQTQEKHICSECGKAVHSAAYLVSHMRLHSKELPFTCTLCGARFKLVRYLKWHMAMHKGLYKCKQCDSSYKSPSELQEHMNRHTGTRAFCCFLCGNGFHNKKNLNKHLRMVHSHYERITNSTAV, from the exons ATGTTACCAAACATCTTTTGTCGTGTTTGTGCCACTACTGACACTGCGCTTGATTTGTTGGACATTTTTGAGAAAGAAGACGCATCAGAGTGTGTTGCGGATATGCTGCTAGAGGTGGCAGAAGTCAAG GTGATGGTTGATGATGGATTCCCCCAAAGCTGCTGTAAACAATGTCACATCGATCTCGTTCGAGCTGTGACCGTGAGACGGAAATGTATTGAATCAGAGAAATTGTTCCATGCTACAGTTGAATCTTGCTATAG TGTAATCGATGAGCCGTACGATGATCAATCGGATAGCTTGTCCATCGCATCGCCAAAGCACGAGCATATTACTCTCGAAGAGAATTTCACTTACCGCTGCTGCGAATGCTCTATAGATTTCGGCGATTCCGAAGCCCTGAAAATACACTACGAATCAAAGCATGCCAAAGTAATTCACGGCTGGGAGAGCTTTGGGCTCAGTGAAATCTCTCTGTTCGACACAACTGACGAAGAAGTAGAGGAAGATGCAGGCGCTTACCCACAGGCACCCGAACCGTTACAGACAAACAAGTTGCTGGAGCTATACCGATGTTGCGGATGCATGCTGATATTCGATACTGACGCAGACCTTCACCAGCATTCAGAAACCGTACATGCCTCCAACGCTTTACAAGTGGACGGTGACAACGCGTGGCAATGCAATGTATGCTATAAATTGTTCACTTGCGCAGCTGCCCTAGAAAATCATCAAAATACTGTATATTTTCTGCGATACCAATGTTACACATGTGGGCTGCTTTTCGGAACGCAAGCTCATTTGGCGCGGCACGAATTTAAGCATATGCGTGGCAAGTTCACGTGCGAACCTTGTGAGAAAATTTTCTCCAACCCCCAATCGATGAGGAGACACATGCAACGGTTTCATGAGAAACCGCGAACATTGCAAACGCAGgaaaagcacatttgcagcgAGTGCGGCAAAGCTGTGCATTCCGCTGCGTATCTTGTATCCCACATGAGGCTACACTCGAAGGAGCTACCGTTTACCTGTACCTTATGTGGAGCCCGGTTCAAGCTGGTCCGCTACTTGAAATGGCACATGGCAATGCACAAGGGACTGTACAAGTGCAAGCAATGCGATTCATCGTACAAGAGTCCATCCGAACTGCAGGAGCATATGAATCGTCATACCGGTACAAGGgcattttgctgctttttgtgTGGAAATGGATTTCACAACAAAAAGAATCTTAACAAACACTTACGCATGGTCCATTCTCATTAC GAAAGAATTACAAACTCAACCGCCGTGTGA